The Syntrophotalea acetylenivorans genome contains the following window.
TGTGGCAGCCTTTCAAGCAGGGGCAGCAATCGCCGGGCATTGCCGTCGACCTGAGAAATAAAACGTTCCTTTTCCGCCAGCAGAGCCTCAATCTCCTGTTTCCAGGCACCCCAGCCGAGGGCATCGAGTTCGTTCAGCAAAGCCATCAGACAAGCTCCTTGCAGGCCAGAAAAGAGGCGAAATTGAACCACTTGAACCACAGATCGAGTTGCCGAAAGCCGGCCTGGCGCAGGCGCGCCTCATGGGCCTCAATGGTCTCCGGGATAAGAACGTCTTCCAGGGCCTCTCGTTTCTGGCTGATCTCCAGCTCGGAATAACCCCGTTCCCGCTTGAATCGGTAGTAAAAGTCCTGCTGCAGGGCGTCCAGTGCCGGGTCGGGATGCACCACCTTTTCCGTCAATAACAGCACGCCGCCGGGACGCAAAGCCCGGTAGATTCTGTCAATCAATGCTTGCCGCTCCCCCTGCGGCAAAAACTGCAAGGTCAGGGTGATAACCACCACCGAAGCCTCCTGTAACGGCTGGCTACAGATATCGCCACAAATCAACTCGATGGCCCCCTTGGGCGACACCCCCGCCAGGCGCTGCGCATAGATATCCAGCATCGGCTGGGAATTATCCAGAGCCAGCATATGGAAATCACTACCGGCCATTTCTTCACACAACTGCATGCCGAAATTTCCGGTGGAACAACCGAGATCGTAGATAGTGCTGCCGGGACGGTAAAAGTGGCCTGCCAATTGTGCCAAGCGGCCGCTCAGTTCCCCATAACCGGGCACTGAGCGGGTGATCATATCGTCAAACACGGACGCTACCTGTTCGTTAAACTCAAAAGGGGCCGGCCCCCGTGAGCCGGTATAGATGTCATCTTTGGCCATTCTCTTCGCCTTATTGCTGATAAATACACAGAGCTGTGGTAAACCGCTGGCGATTATAGCAGAAGTTGCCTCCTCTCACAGTTCTTTTGCTGTAAAAAACCCTTTATCCTTTCCTCCGATATGATAGAATTTTTTAAGTCTATCGGGCTTGACGGGCCTAACCGAAAAGCTTGACCGGTCAGGCGGTTTTACAGCTGGCTCATGGTAAGCTCGAAAGCCTTCTGGCCATACAATCTGTCCTTTCGACCAATCAAGCACCCAAGGAGACCATTATGCAACGATCTGTTTTGTTCATTTTATTAAGCACCTTACTGACACTGCTGCTGGCCGGTCCTGTACTCGCCCGTGGCGGCAACGGCCAGGGCGGCGGGCAAGGCAAGGACAACCTCAACAGCAACCGCCAGTCAGACGAAGACGCCACCCGCGGTCTGGAGCGTGCGGCCGAACGTCGCTCGGAGCAAGCTGCAGAACATGCCCAAAGCGAGAAGCACCAAGACATGGACCGCGACCATGATCGCGATCGCGAGCACATGAAAAAGCATGACCACGAAGGACGCATGGACGATGACCATGGCAAGGCAAAGATGAAAGACAAAAGCAAAGAAAAGGGAGAGAAGGTCGCCAAAGAGAAAAAAATGAAGGCTAAGGATAAGGGCGACAAGGAGATGAAAAAACAGGGTGACGACCTGGAAAAAAAGACGAAAAAGAAAAAACGCTGGTATTGGCCTTTTGGTGAAGATGAATAAATCAATATTGCGAAAAATTTTTATAAAAGAGGGAGTGCCCATGGGCACTCCCTCTTTTTTTCAGCTGCGTTGTTGAATGTAAACCCAGCAGCACCTTCGACCAATGATAGCAAGAGACGCAGACCGAACGTTTCAGCAATAACCTGTTAGAAATCCGAGCGTTGTTTACTGCTTTTCGCCATAGAAATGTTCGAGCAACTTTTCATATGGCGTCATATTGTCAATGCCCTTATGTGGCTTGACCGTGTTGTAGAAATTGATGAAGCGCAGCAGGCTGATTTGTCTATTTTTCCGGTTCTGAAATGTCTCCTGCTGGTGCCACATTTCCATGATGGTACGGATCACGCGCTCGGCTTTACCGTTGGTCTGAGGTCGATTGATTCGCGTGAACTTTTGACCAATACCCAGTTCGGAGCAGGTTTTCACAAAAGCGTGTTCGTTGGTGCCTTTGAACTCTTTGCCGTTGTCTGAATACGTGCATTCGATGGTGTAAGGGCACTCATCAGCAATCTGACGCAGGAAAATCTCAGAACTGTATTGTGTCTTATCCGGGAAGATCCCAGCATAGAGTTCCCGGGAAAAGTCATCTATGGCGACAAACAGATACTCTCTGGGCAGTGTCTGATCTTCGCCTTTGATCAACGGGAGACGCTTGCTGTCGAAATGAACCAGCTCTCCCGGATACGACTTGTTGTAGCGCCTAGCTTCACGTTTGCGCTTTTTTTCCAGTTCACGCTCGACCTTGGCCAGACGCTTTAGGCCATATTTAAGACTTCGAAAGCGATCGTTAACGCTGCGTCGCGGAACAAATTCCTGCTTCCTGGCCCTGGCAAGTGTTTTGTAGATCGTCGGTCGGGAAACTCGAAAAACTTCTGCCAAGCGACTCACTTTGTATTCGCCTGTCTGCCATAACTGCCAGATCTTCTGACGGTCATGGGGCGTTAACCGTATGCGTTTGTGCATGACCATGTTTACCAAATCCTCCCTGCGCTATTATCGGATTTAGTAAACAACGCGTCAATTTCTTACAAATAACCTTTGGAAGAAGGGCCGCCCAAAGAAATTGCTGCCACGGTAAGATATTCAAAAAAATTTTAGCCTTCTCCTGACCATCCGTAACGCATGCCCCACGCAGTGGTAAGGCACTTTTTGCTTCCTTTTTGTTGCCGCCTGGACAAAAAGAAGGGGGTCTGGCGGGACGCGACCCGCCGGTCTTATCTTTCAAAAGTTACCGCAATGCTCCAACCAGCAGACCACCTTACAGATAAGGCGAAAACAGCTTGGCAAAATTATCCCGCAAGCGACTCACCACCGGAAGACCATCCACTTGCTCCTGAGTGACTTCCCGAGCAACCCCACAGGCCGAATCAACATGCTCCGTCAAATCTGCCACCAGCCTGGCATCAAAAACCTCCAAATTAAACTCAAAGTTAAGCCGCAGGCTGCGAGGATCCAGATTAGCCGAGCCGACCAAAGCATACTGGTCATCGACCAGCAACAGCTTGCTGTGCACAAAAGGAGGTGGCTGGTAATAAATTCGGCAGCCGTGCTCCAGCAATTCACTGAAATAGGCCCGTGAGGCCCAGGCGACATAGGGTAGATTATTTTTAGCCGGCAGCAGGATATCCACCTCAACACCGCGCAGGGCGGCAGCATTGAGGGCTGCGACCAGAGTACGGTCGGGAATAAAGTAGGGGGTCATGATACGCAGGCGATGCCTGGCGCAGCCGATGGCACCAAGAATTATCCACCGTAGTTTTTCAAAATCCTCGTTGGGGCCGGCGCTGACACCCCGACAGAAGGCCGTACCGCCGGGCAAAGGCGGTGGAGTGCTAATCGGAGGCGGAACCTCGCCGGTGGCAAAATACCAGTCTTCCATGAAGGCTTCGAGCATCTGCCCCACCACCGGACCCTCGATACCGAAGTGCACATCGATAGCCTGTTTGCGGGTGGGCCTAGCAGCCAGGTGGCGATCGCTGATATTCATTCCGCCGGTAAAGCCTCGCCAGTTATCGATGATCAGCAGCTTGCGGTGATTGCGCAGGTTGAAATGCAGCCCGCGGCCGGAAAGGGCCGGGGGCAAAAAGCGGCCAATGGCTACGGCGCTGCCCTTGAAGAGACGACGAGCCACCGGAAAGGAGTAACGCTCGCCAAGACCATCCACCAAAACCCGGACATCAAGTCCCCGATCTGCCGCCTGCTTGAGAGCTTCGACAAAAGCCTTCCCGGTATCGTCGGTATCAAAAATATAGCTGGCCAGATAGACCGAATCGCGGGCGCTGGCGATCGCCTCAAGCATAGCCGGGA
Protein-coding sequences here:
- the cmoA gene encoding carboxy-S-adenosyl-L-methionine synthase CmoA; this encodes MAKDDIYTGSRGPAPFEFNEQVASVFDDMITRSVPGYGELSGRLAQLAGHFYRPGSTIYDLGCSTGNFGMQLCEEMAGSDFHMLALDNSQPMLDIYAQRLAGVSPKGAIELICGDICSQPLQEASVVVITLTLQFLPQGERQALIDRIYRALRPGGVLLLTEKVVHPDPALDALQQDFYYRFKRERGYSELEISQKREALEDVLIPETIEAHEARLRQAGFRQLDLWFKWFNFASFLACKELV
- a CDS encoding integrase core domain-containing protein, translated to MVMHKRIRLTPHDRQKIWQLWQTGEYKVSRLAEVFRVSRPTIYKTLARARKQEFVPRRSVNDRFRSLKYGLKRLAKVERELEKKRKREARRYNKSYPGELVHFDSKRLPLIKGEDQTLPREYLFVAIDDFSRELYAGIFPDKTQYSSEIFLRQIADECPYTIECTYSDNGKEFKGTNEHAFVKTCSELGIGQKFTRINRPQTNGKAERVIRTIMEMWHQQETFQNRKNRQISLLRFINFYNTVKPHKGIDNMTPYEKLLEHFYGEKQ
- a CDS encoding phospholipase D-like domain-containing protein encodes the protein MLEALLLAALAALSLLAVGHVLLHKRDPRAAFGWVVFCCVLPGLGPLGYWLVGINRIRTRARDWQAKLPFSGAAEAGFCSWSLRQGRSIAFGGEGYAALVSLADAVTRRPLLPGNRVVALHNGEQTFPAMLEAIASARDSVYLASYIFDTDDTGKAFVEALKQAADRGLDVRVLVDGLGERYSFPVARRLFKGSAVAIGRFLPPALSGRGLHFNLRNHRKLLIIDNWRGFTGGMNISDRHLAARPTRKQAIDVHFGIEGPVVGQMLEAFMEDWYFATGEVPPPISTPPPLPGGTAFCRGVSAGPNEDFEKLRWIILGAIGCARHRLRIMTPYFIPDRTLVAALNAAALRGVEVDILLPAKNNLPYVAWASRAYFSELLEHGCRIYYQPPPFVHSKLLLVDDQYALVGSANLDPRSLRLNFEFNLEVFDARLVADLTEHVDSACGVAREVTQEQVDGLPVVSRLRDNFAKLFSPYL